One part of the Etheostoma spectabile isolate EspeVRDwgs_2016 unplaced genomic scaffold, UIUC_Espe_1.0 scaffold00001427, whole genome shotgun sequence genome encodes these proteins:
- the LOC116675032 gene encoding LOW QUALITY PROTEIN: uncharacterized protein LOC116675032 (The sequence of the model RefSeq protein was modified relative to this genomic sequence to represent the inferred CDS: deleted 1 base in 1 codon) gives MSRAQFEKMNKKAISGSVASPLQRGATAPLGMRDANDPVSALTLRACALPTTGRSRVPPLDGLIAQLMRAQSVRDTLGASTTLSYQRERWTAITNSAWVLRTISRGYRLQFAVTPPRFSGILCTQAGGGSARVLQEEIISLLERRAICVVPPELSRSGFYSRYFLVPKRGGNGIRPILDLRALNKYLRKYKFRMLTHASLLRLVRRGDWFTSVDLKDAYFHIAIYPPHRKYLRFAFQGVCYEYRVLPFGLSLSPRVFVRCTEAAVAPLRRQGLRLATYLDDWLLLAQSEQESVTQTRILIHHLTNLGFIINTEKSVLSPVQNIIFLGLSLDSVSFTARLSAERVKVIRACLAHFRLRGSVAFRICLRLLGLMAAAILVIPLGRLFMRDFQRWVTSLRLDPVRHGARRVTVTVECGMALRRWRHPAFLVQGVALGTVLARKVVTTDASLSGWGGTQEGRFVRGVWSESLRRCHINYLELLAVFLALRRFLPLLNGHHVLVRTDNTTTVAYINRQGGLRSRQLHTLARRLILWSSRHLLSLRATHVPGALNHGADLLSRGAPLYGNWTLHPAIVGQVWTRFGRAEVDLFASKDNAQCPLFFSIRDPDAPLGVDALAHAWPSALLYAFPPLALIPPTLSRVREHQCRMILIAPHWPAMHWLAEIYLLLCGQPWQLPLRRDMLSQAGGTIFHPHPERLALWAWPDLIDKHKAFSTIKVYLAAIAACHVGFDGKTAGQHPLVCRFMKGARRLLPVSKPLTPPWDLAVVLDGLASPPFEPLGEVDLKHLSLKTVLLLALASAKRVGDIHALSVHPSCTQFAPGRVRVLLKPNPAFVPKVVGSCSPIDLLALCSPPFSSSEERRLHALCPVRALHFYMDRTAGFRRSDQLFVSWASPHRGKPVTKQRLSHWVVESIALACVLTQLAALLPPGP, from the exons ATGTCGAGGGCGCAGTTcgaaaaaatgaacaaaaaagcaATAAGCGGCTCAGTGGCTTCGCCGCTCCAGAGAGGAGCCACGGCTCCTCTCGGGATGCGGGATGCCAACGACCCCGTCAGTGCACTAACACTTCGCGCATGCGCATTGCCGACCACGGGTCGTTCCCGAGTCCCGCCACTAGATGGCCTCATAGCTCAGTTAATGAGGGCACAGAGTGTAAGGGACACGTTGGGGGCTTCCACTACTCTCTCTtatcagagagagaggtggacaGCTATCACAAATTCAGCCTGGGTACTGAGAACAATATCTCGGGGCTACAGGCTTCAATTTGCTGTTACCCCCCCTCGCTTCTCGGGCATACTCTGTACAcaggcc gggggggggtcagCTCGCGTTCTACAGGAGGAAATTATCTCGCTGTTAGAAAGGAGAGCGATATGTGTAGTGCCCCCCGAGCTGAGTCGGAGCGGCTTTTACTCCAGGTATTTTCTGGTCCCAAAACGGGGAGGGAACGGAATTCGCCCTATCCTGGACCTGCGGGCTCTGAACAAATACCTCCGAAAATACAAATTCAGGATGCTCACTCATGCGTCACTGCTCCGTCTGGTGCGCCGGGGCGACTGGTTCACATCTGTCGATCTGAAAGACGCGTATTTCCATATTGCGATCTATCCTCCGCACAGGAAATATCTGAGGTTCGCTTTTCAGGGTGTCTGTTACGAGTACAGAGTGCTTCCCTTCGGTCTGTCTCTGAGCCCGAGGGTGTTCGTGAGGTGTACCGAAGCAGCTGTAGCCCCGTTAAGGCGGCAGGGTCTCCGTCTGGCTACATATCTGGACGATTGGCTCCTTTTGGCACAGTCAGAGCAGGAGTCTGTGACGCAAACGCGCATCCTCATCCACCATCTGACCAATCTGGGTTTTATAATAAACACAGAGAAGAGTGTGCTTTCCCCAGtgcaaaatataatatttcTGGGGCTATCTCTGGACTCGGTGTCCTTCACAGCCCGCCTGTCGGCGGAGAGAGTGAAGGTTATCAGGGCTTGTCTCGCGCATTTTCGACTACGCGGGTCCGTTGCTTTCAGGATATGTCTGAGGTTACTGGGACTTATGGCGGCGGCTATTCTGGTGATCCCACTGGGCCGCCTGTTTATGAGGGATTTCCAGCGTTGGGTTACCTCCCTCAGGCTGGATCCTGTGCGTCATGGCGCACGGAGGGTAACGGTTACTGTGGAGTGCGGAATGGCGCTGCGCCGCTGGAGGCATCCGGCTTTCTTGGTGCAGGGAGTAGCCTTGGGCACCGTCCTGGCTCGGAAGGTGGTCACCACGGACGCGAGCCTTTCGGGCTGGGGGGGAACTCAGGAGGGCCGTTTTGTGAGAGGCGTTTGGAGCGAGAGTCTCCGGCGCTGTCACATAAATTACCTCGAGCTCCTGGCGGTGTTTCTCGCCCTGAGGCGTTTCCTGCCGCTTCTCAACGGACACCATGTTCTGGTGAGAACGGACAACACGACAACGGTAGCCTATATAAACCGTCAGGGGGGCTTGCGTTCCCGTCAGTTACACACGCTGGCACGCAGACTGATACTGTGGAGCAGCAGGCACCTGCTGTCTCTGAGAGCGACACATGTCCCCGGGGCTCTGAACCACGGTGCAGATTTGCTGTCCAGGGGCGCGCCGCTGTACGGCAACTGGACTCTGCACCCAGCCATTGTGGGGCAGGTGTGGACGCGCTTTGGCCGGGCCGAAGTGGACCTGTTTGCATCGAAAGACAATGCGCAGTGTCCGCTGTTTTTCTCAATACGCGATCCAGACGCGCCTCTCGGCGTGGACGCGCTCGCGCACGCGTGGCCGTCAGCTCTCCTCTACGCTTTCCCTCCTCTGGCTCTGATACCCCCAACTCTATCCAGGGTGAGAGAGCACCAGTGCAGGATGATTCTTATAGCTCCACACTGGCCAGCGATGCACTGGCTGGCGGAGATTTATCTGCTCCTTTGCGGACAGCCGTGGCAACTCCCACTACGCAGGGACATGCTGTCCCAGGCGGGGGGGACAATTTTTCACCCGCACCCAGAGCGTCTGGCGCTATGGGCTTGGCCC GACTTGATTGACAAACATAAAGCCTTCTCCACCATAAAGGTGTACCTGGCTGCCATTGCAGCTTGTCATGTGGGGTTTGATGGTAAAACAGCTGGCCAACATCCTTTGGTTTGCCGTTTTATGAAGGGTGCACGACGGCTGCTCCCTGTTTCCAAGCCGTTGACTCCCCCATGGGACCTGGCGGTGGTGTTGGATGGGCTTGCTAGCCCTCCTTTTGAACCATTGGGGGAGGTTGACCTGAAGCATCTGTCTTTGAAGacagtgctgctgctggccTTGGCGTCTGCAAAACGGGTTGGCGACATTCATGCGCTTTCTGTGCATCCGTCATGCACTCAGTTTGCCCCGGGGCGTGTCAGGGTGTTATTGAAACCTAATCCTGCCTTTGTGCCCAAGGTGGTTGGCTCATGCTCTCCCATTGACCTTTTGGCGCTCTGTTCCCCgcctttctcttcctcagaGGAACGGCGGTTGCACGCGCTGTGTCCAGTTCGTGCTCTGCACTTTTACATGGACAGGACTGCAGGTTTTCGACGGAGTGACCAGCTATTTGTGTCCTGGGCTAGCCCCCACAGGGGCAAGCCTGTGACAAAGCAACGGCTGTCTCATTGGGTTGTGGAATCCATTGCTCTGGCCTGCGTGCTCACTCAACTCGCGGCCTTGCTGCCTCCTGGGCCTTAA